Proteins from a genomic interval of Malassezia vespertilionis chromosome 9, complete sequence:
- a CDS encoding nicotinamide N-methyltransferase (EggNog:ENOG503P1WG; COG:S) yields the protein MADLDIFEDALLTVFDYHQPAHGDPGSDSTYTHTQLPSWCDVNGTRTVQYRIPNTTSTNTKLFAHHQWDAGIHLANLLASAVSGDGPAWADPRAKCVVELGAGTGLPGLVAAALGARSTVLTDYPDTEILANLAANAAALKKRAPLLLPLQTMGLAWGDAAQEAYVVVC from the exons ATGGCGGACCTGGACATTTTTGAGGACGCGCTCTTGACCGTGTTTGACTACCACCAGCCAGCGCACGGAGACCCAGGCTCCGACAGCACATATACCCATACACAACTCCCTTCATGGTGCGACGTGAATGGGACTCGCACAGTGCAGTACCGGATCCCAAATACGACGAGCACCAATACCAAGCTCTTTGCACACCACCAATGGGATGCAGGCATCCACCTGGCCAACTTGCTGGCGAGTGCGGTCTCAGGCGACGGCCCTGCTTGGGCAGATCCACGCGCGAAATGCGTAGTGGAGCTTGGTGCAGGGACGGGACTGCCTGgcctcgtcgctgctgcgcttggcgctcgCTCG ACGGTCTTGACAGACTACCCTGATACCGAGATCCTCGCGAATCTCGCGGCGAACGCTGCTGCACTAAAAAAGCGCGCACCCCTCTTGCTACCGCTGCAAACAATGGGCCTTGCGTGGGgagacgcagcgcaggaaGCGTACGTTGTCGTGTGCTGA
- the DPB11 gene encoding protein kinase activating protein dpb11 (COG:L; EggNog:ENOG503NUFG) translates to MSTNRLQRTHRSTKIPNAKIRPVPARRALSERAIADAEDDAHFQQIHDKGTIHGAHTQSDFAGAQRPLRGVVLCLTGITEEKRELISIAEQLGAQVHMNLTSQVTHLIARAAGSEKYKCAAQFHMRIVRPEWLYVIRESWLAGDDAVDIDRLADAHALGALEGLTIALSGVDGAQREALLEKITDCGGQVAPRLVLDGTLTHLACAESARARKSFARVVEQQTLARKYEATQALPAQVRAAMAIQLVHTAWIDDCCSAKALLPEAVYEATRPVPSDEERREYVAARITRTRPQHAPLEEPVVHVASPATHAAPPLHTLVPTERNTTEPHFQRRASLATLSRAERFGQEVCGVFFGIRLCIAMQDGARSRRVASAVRAAGAVLVDKSVDAQYTIAPLLGAPLESGTLVTHHWVELCLYHERVLDPVQHLACVPSSAQLPIPGAERVYISFTGVDRQGPEYHHALAAIQALGAVVEDTFSKARTTHLLCGSEDAMRGIKVAKAREWGVPVVGYAFLQDALRTGRLEGMERSDHRGGTHAEDHSVDHNAWREMESRRGGQSDRSEPGTALPTRSMLPSTPQPDPTMAARNPPPDNWWSEQTTSHEPTSPHIVYDDPAARKEHSRLLALVDGAANTKRKR, encoded by the coding sequence ATGAGCACGAATCGGTTGCAGCGGACACACCGCTCGACCAAGATCCCCAATGCCAAGATACGCCCAGTgcctgcgcgacgtgcacTCTCCGAGCGCGCGATCGCTGATGCAGAAGACGACGCACACTTTCAACAGATCCACGATAAAGGCACCATCCATGGCGCCCACACACAGAGCGACTTTGCCGGTGCACAGCGGCCGCTGCGTGGCGTGGTGCTGTGCCTTACCGGCATCACGGAAGAAAAGCGCGAGCTGATCAGTATTGCGGAacagctcggcgcgcaagtccaCATGAACCTCACAAGCCAAGTGACGCATctcattgcgcgcgccgcaggctCGGAAAAGTACAAGTGTGCTGCACAATTCCATATGCGTATCGTGCGTCCGGAGTGGCTGTATGTGATCCGTGAGTCGTGGCTCGCTGGCGATGATGCTGTAGATATTGACAGActtgccgatgcacacgcgctcggcgcactcGAAGGACTCACCATTGCGCTCAGTGGCGTcgacggcgcacagcgcgaagcgctctTGGAAAAAATCACAGATTGTGGTGGACAGGTCGCTCCGCGCctcgtgctcgacggcACGCTCACGCACCTCGCGTGTGCAgagagcgcgcgcgcgcgaaagagCTTTGCAcgcgtcgtcgagcagcagacacttgcgcgcaagtacGAAGCGACGCAGGCACTgccggcgcaagtgcgcgctgcgatggCCATCCAGCTTGTACATACTGCGTGGATTGACGactgctgctcggcaaaaGCTCTGCTCCCGGAAGCAGTATACGAAGCCACACGGCCGGTCCCGAGCGATGAGGAGCGAAGGGAGTAtgttgccgcgcgcatcacACGCACGCGGCCacagcacgcgccgctcgaggagcCTGTCGTGCACGTCGCATCGCCCGCTacgcatgcggcgccgccgctgcataCGCTAGTGCCCACCGAGCGCAACACTACCGAGCCgcatttccagcgccgcgccagccTCGCGACGCTTTCCCGTGCAGAGCGATTCGGCCAGGAGGTGTGCGGTGTGTTTTTTGGCATTCGTTTGTGTATAGCAATGCAGGACGGGGCTCGCTCGCGGCGAgtcgcaagcgcagtgcgcgctgcaggcgctgtgTTGGTGGACAAGAGCGTCGACGCACAGTATACCATTGCACCACTGCTCGGTGCACCTCTAGAAAGTGGCACACTTGTGACGCACCACTGGGTCGAGCTGTGTCTGTACCATGAGCGGGTGCTTGACCCAGTGCAGCACTTGGcgtgcgtgccgagcagtgCACAGTTGCCGATACCCGGCGCTGAACGTGTCTATATAAGTTTTACGGGAGTCGATCGCCAAGGGCCCGAGTACCAtcacgcgcttgcggctattcaagcgcttggcgcagtCGTCGAGGACACGTtcagcaaggcgcgcaccACGCACCTCTTGTGTGGCTCAGAGGATGCAATGCGTGGGATCAAggtggccaaggcgcgcgaatgGGGCGTGCCGGTGGTTGGGTATGCATTTCTACAGGATGCGCTGAGGACGGGGCGACTTGAGGGTatggagcgcagcgaccaTCGCGGCGGGACGCATGCCGAGGACCACAGCGTGGACCACAACGCGTGGAGAGAGATGGAAAGCCGCCGTGGCGGACAGAGCGACAGAAGTGAGCCAGGCACTGCACTCCCCACTCGCTCCATGCTCCCATCCACACCGCAGCCCGACCCCACTATGGCCGCACGCAACCCCCCACCAGACAATTGGTGGTCCGAGCAAACGACATCGCACGAGCCCACGTCCCCTCATATCGTCTACGACGACCCTGCGGCACGCAAGGAGCACAGCCGgctcctcgcgcttgtcgaTGGCGCAGCAAACACGAAACGCAAGCGCTAG
- a CDS encoding uncharacterized protein (EggNog:ENOG503NU6H; COG:S): protein MSEELLLHSRARRATAGNRMRELLEQQLEDEDTIFAEVENDVEFEQVVDEVDIVDSDFDGSSSEEDSAEDAEAEDRIEQEERRVRTSKKPRALPLHAIRPALAQPRPPKPTFDTKKRAPAARPVVLADGVRRSSSRSATVQSKMETMSKLREAEERRASARARPVKKRSKRLTQDMLIAEALEMEEGNTQSLQRFLHEEEERKVRQRASTKRGIVGPYMRWISVGMTPNTFFMRERREETRIGESEAAMEVEGEAADGSKSTETAAMEAQAPTPTPTPTDEQGIAEDVGRALPRDATHLAATVSGGAMHAETGSTTGAMSAGAPTAETAATATVPSVSLQETAAPMPAAAGQENAPPSHAIPPPDLHNTAPSAISNAPAHHADVKPASAHTDTHTPPMHLSPKDASAVPAAEIADPRDEEVAARTILSLHQLPPDAGWPDEFALLLGDHCTWDRLPVVPSRNRPFRPRQSTCVITGLAARYRDPVTGIPYATKEAFETLRRVQSNAFLWTGSDSHTTALAAGCYMAGVDDAGAGGIFQRCWEEKAVGKDRGEYSAT from the coding sequence ATGTCCGAAGAACTTTTGCTGCAcagtcgcgcgcggcgcgcgacggcgggAAATcgcatgcgcgagctgcttgaGCAGCAGCTTGAAGACGAAGATACCATCTTTGCCGAAGTCGAAAACGATGTCGAGTTTGAGCAGGTGGTCGACGAGGTGGATATCGTCGATTCCGACTTTGACGGGAGTAGCTCGGAGGAAGATAGTGCCGAGGATGCCGAGGCGGAGGACAGGATCGAGCAAGAggagcggcgtgtgcgcaccTCGAaaaagccgcgcgcactCCCGCTGCATGCGATCCGGCCAGCACTCGCGCAGCCACGGCCACCAAAGCCCACCTTCGATACGAAAAAAAGGGCGCCGGCGGCACGGCCAGTCGTGCTGGCAGAtggtgtgcggcgcagcagctcaCGCAGTGCAACTGTACAGAGCAAGATGGAGACCATGTcgaagctgcgcgaggcagaagagcggcgtgcgtctgcgcgtgcgcggccTGTGAAAAAGCGAAGCAAGCGTCTTACGCAGGACATGCTTATCGCAGAAGCGCTCGAGATGGAAGAGGGAAATACACAGAGCTTGCAGCGGTTCTTGCAtgaggaagaagagcgcaAGGTCCGGCAACGTGCGTCCAcgaagcgcggcattgTCGGGCCGTACATGCGCTGGATCAGTGTTGGGATGACGCCCAATACATTTTTCATGCGTGAGAGGAGAGAAGAGACGAGAATAGGGGAGAGCGAGGCTGCTATGGAAGTCGAGGGTGAGGCGGCGGATGGAAGCAAAAGCACCGAGACGGCCGCAATGgaggcgcaagcgccgacgccgacgccgacgccgaccGACGAGCAGGGCATTGCAGAGGATgttgggcgtgcgctgccgcgcgatgcgacGCACTTGGCTGCCACTGTCAgtggcggcgcaatgcatgcCGAGACCGGGAGCACAACAGGGGCGATGTCGGCAGGAGCGCCAACGGCCGAGACAGCCGCCACGGCCACGGTGCCAAGTGTCTCTTTACAAGAGACCGCAGCGCCTATGCCTGCGGCAGCAGGACAGGAAAATGCACCTCCGTCCCATGCCATCCCGCCCCCGGATTTGCACAACACCGCGCCGAGTGCGATTTCGAatgcgccagcgcatcaTGCAGACGTGAAGCCTGCATCGGCCCACACCGATACCCATACCCCGCCGATGCATCTTTCGCCAAAGGACGCGTCTGCTGTCCCTGCAGCTGAAATAGCCGAcccgcgcgacgaggaggtTGCAGCACGCACGATCCTTTCCTTGCATCAACTACCTCCGGATGCGGGGTGGCCCGACGAGTTTGCACTCCTGCTTGGCGACCACTGTACATGGGACCGTCTTCCTGTTGTGCCATCACGAAACAGGCCATTCCGTCCGCGGCAGAGCACCTGCGTGATCACTGgactcgccgcgcgctaCCGCGATCCGGTGACAGGGATTCCTTATGCGACCAAGGAAGCGTTTGAGACCTTGCGTCGTGTGCAAAGCAATGCATTCCTATGGACAGGCTCAGACTCGCACACGACTGCATTGGCGGCGGGATGCTATATGGCCGGTGTCGATGATGCCGGTGCAGGTGGCATCTTTCAGCGGTGCTGGGAGGAAAAGGCAGTAGGAAAAGATAGAGGAGAGTATAGCGCGACGTAG
- the PWP1 gene encoding rRNA-processing protein (EggNog:ENOG503NU62; BUSCO:EOG09261DW8; COG:S): MLSSVAWVARGIAARHPSRLELDDAELERVSKLANVELQDAEQQLRVAENADVDGWEDVDDGAEMEEDENTNDPDDLSRYKLDEYDNKPSQTIAMGALSNIRGVQAFRNNDDDPYITLKNDPADEEEEREQLEVLPGDNMLLAAKTDDDLSMVEAYIYNAQDENLYVHHDLLLPAFPLHLEWLDYAPAPILDGSHQSPAGTMGNYVAVATMDPEIEIWNMDAIEGMYPDAILGRKDLTAALNAPSGTGKKKRRVPKERVPNPHYHVDAVLSLSWNRRVRNMLASGSADTTVKIWDLSRPSAGNSSSALRSFDAHTDKVQSVAWQVSGPGMAQGAENPAVLLSAGYDKTVRVFDTRMPEQALVAAIAADVEAVRWNGWKDHAFLVALETGIVQGFDARQLGPTLTGDTAQFTLVAHDGACTALDISPHIPGCLLTGGTDRQVKLWSVEDGDGGKPRSVNLVTARDLDVGKVFTASFSPNDPLTVVAAGSVGKLQVWNTLSNPGMRRTFGDRLRRLDEHAPRHPARVEPVEVDAVQDRPGIVGLEEDAETDEDEDEDMN; this comes from the coding sequence ATGCTTTCGTCCGTGGCTTGGGTCGCGCGCGGAATTGCAGCGAGACATCCGTCGAGGCTTGAGTTGGACGACGCAGAATTAGAGCGTGTGAGCAAATTGGCCAATGTTGAGCTTCAGGATGCGGAGCAGCAGTTGCGTGTGGCAGAAAACGCCGATGTGGACGGCTGGGAAGACGTCGACGACGGCGCAGAGATGGAGGAGGACGAAAACACCAACGACCCCGACGATCTGAGTCGGTATAAACTGGACGAGTACGATAACAAGCCTAGTCAGACGATTGCTATGGGTGCGCTGAGCAATATCCGCGGTGTGCAGGCGTTCCGGAATAACGACGACGATCCATACATTACGCTGAAAAACGATCCTgccgacgaggaagaggagcgcgagcagctcgaggtGCTGCCCGGAGACAACATGCTCCTTGCGGCCAAGACAGATGACGATCTATCGATGGTCGAGGCGTATATATACAATGCGCAGGACGAAAACCTCTATGTCCACCACGATCTGCTGCTTCCTGCCTTCCCTTTGCACCTAGAGTGGCTAGACTACGCACCCGCCCCGATTCTGGATGGCAGCCACCAGAGCCCTGCGGGCACGATGGGCAACTACGTCGCAGTCGCCACGATGGACCCCGAGATCGAGATCTGGAACATGGACGCAATCGAGGGCATGTACCCCGACGCGATCCTTGGGCGCAAGGACCTTACTGCCGCACTGAACGCGCCATCTGGTACTgggaagaagaagcgccgcgtgccCAAGGAGCGCGTCCCCAATCCGCACTACCACGTTGATGCCGTCCTGTCCCTCTCCTGGAACAGGCGTGTGCGGAACATGCTTGCATCTGGCTCTGCAGACACTACGGTAAAGATTTGGGATCTGTCGCGGCCTTCTGCCGGCAATAGTTccagtgcgctgcgcagctttgaTGCGCATACGGACAAGGTGCAGAGTGTCGCGTGGCAGGTGAGTGGCCCGGGGATGGCGCAAGGGGCAGAGAACCCAGCCGTGCTCTTGAGCGCGGGCTACGACAAGACCGTGCGTGTATTTGACACGCGCATGCcggagcaggcgcttgTTGCTGCGATTGCTGCCGATGTCGAGGCGGTGCGGTGGAATGGATGGAAAGACCATGCTTTCCTTGTGGCGCTCGAGACGGGAATTGTGCAGGGCTTTGACGCACGCCAGCTGGGGCCGACACTGACGGGCGACACTGCACAGTTTACGCTCGTCGCACACGAtggtgcatgcacagctcTCGATATCTCGCCGCATATACCAGGCTGTCTTCTTACGGGAGGCACAGACCGCCAAGTGAAGCTGTGGAGTGTAGAGGATGGCGATGGCGGCAAGCCACGAAGCGTCAATCTTGTAACAGCACGCGACTTGGACGTCGGCAAGGTGTTTACCGCGAGCTTCTCGCCGAACGATCCGCTGACGGTTGTTGCGGCAGGCTccgtcggcaagctgcaggTGTGGAACACGTTGTCGAATCCAGGTATGCGGCGTACGTTTGGCGATCGCCTGCGTCGTTTGGACGAGCACGCACCGCGTCATCCCGCGCGAGTAGAGCCTGTCGAGGTAGACGCTGTGCAGGACCGTCCTGGTATAGTCGGTCTCGAGGAGGATGCTGAAAcggacgaggacgaggacgaagaCATGAATTAG
- a CDS encoding uncharacterized protein (COG:S; EggNog:ENOG503P5MF) has protein sequence MNDAGTVRQLVLDYLLHHGHTATASAYMRDRQGLGDVAHAQPVCKGNMEARQQVRAAIMDGRIEEAVALCDDHFSGVLRSMPVDTPPSMDLHDAALRDDERAIPAHALSLDPFHLWLNLHMQHYIEVVRALYDDYARDETAEESPLLKAALDVVQMLNTHVQYLALSDRDAYAARLDQLATLLAFSDAQHIPQPEIFDPQRRAALAAQVNAALLAYEGLPSDAVLANLVRQATYVLCKLHADKIPIPRDHALVTLGESAGMGQFLPAPLPSSSGTARRAATSAHTVIVPPWRQEQIWDAP, from the exons ATGAACGACGCAGGGACAGTGCGGCAGCTGGTGCTGGACTATCTGCTCCATCATGGGCATACAGCTACGGCGAGCGCATACATGCGCGACAGACAAGGATTGGGAGACgtggcgcatgcacagccTGTGTGCAAAGGCAATATggaagcgcggcagc AGGTGCGCGCAGCCATCATGGACGGCCGCATCGAGGAGGCTGTGGCATTGTGCGACGATCATTTCTCTGGTGTGCTACGCAGCATGCCTGTAGATACCCCCCCGTCGATGGACctgcacgatgcagcgctgcgggacgacgagcgtgccatcccagcgcacgcgctctCGCTCGATCCATTTCACCTGTGGCTCAATTTGCATATGCAGCACTACATCGAGGTGGTGCGCGCACTGTATGATGATTATGCACGCGACGAGACTGCAGAGGAGAGCCCGCTTTtgaaagcggcgcttgacGTGGTCCAAATGCTGAACACGCATGTACAGTACCTTGCGCTATCGGATCGCGATGCATATGCAGCACGGCTTGATCAGCTCGCTACTTTGCTTGCATTTTCTGATGCACAGCATATCCCACAGCCGGAGATTTTCGAcccgcagcggcgcgcagcactcgCGGCCCAGGTGAATGCTGCATTGCTTGCGTACGAAGGTCTGCCGTCCgacgccgtgcttgcgaaCCTTGTGCGTCAGGCGACGTatgtgctgtgcaagctgcATGCCGACAAGATCCCCATTCCGCGCGACCATGCACTGGTCACACTCGGCGAGTCTGCAGGGATGGGGCAGTTTTTACCGGCACCATTGCCGAGTTCGAGTgggacggcgcggcgcgcggcgacctCGGCGCACACCGTCATTGTTCCTCCTTGGCGGCAAGAACAGATATGGGATGCTCCGTAG